The following proteins come from a genomic window of Flavobacterium crocinum:
- a CDS encoding alpha/beta hydrolase: MKKFKILLSAFLLCLTTMTYAAKVDTLQIASTAMGKTYKAAVVLPNSYAKSKTAFPVMYLLHGAYGHFSDWLKNTPNKKLVHNLADQYNMIIVMPEGETFSFYIDSPVNKESQFETFITQEVIQKVDKTYKTIANKNGRVITGLSMGGHGALYLSARHPDLFCAAGSMSGAVDMSTMLNRDSSAQVVKLMQPVFGDKSGNTELYEQNSVLRMADKIKANKLPLIIDCGVDDFLIEPNRELHRRLVYNRVDHDYTERPGAHTWDYWENSLPYHVLFFNKILLKNQVTAKK; the protein is encoded by the coding sequence ATGAAGAAATTTAAAATACTGTTGTCTGCATTTTTGCTTTGTCTTACCACCATGACATACGCAGCAAAAGTAGATACTTTACAAATTGCCAGCACCGCTATGGGAAAAACCTATAAAGCAGCGGTAGTTTTACCAAATTCTTATGCTAAAAGCAAAACCGCTTTTCCAGTAATGTACTTACTGCACGGAGCTTACGGGCATTTTAGCGATTGGCTAAAAAATACTCCCAACAAAAAACTGGTTCACAATCTGGCAGATCAATACAATATGATCATTGTAATGCCGGAAGGAGAGACTTTTAGTTTTTATATAGACAGTCCGGTAAACAAGGAAAGTCAGTTTGAGACTTTTATTACCCAGGAAGTAATTCAGAAAGTAGATAAAACGTATAAAACAATTGCCAATAAAAACGGAAGAGTTATTACGGGACTTTCTATGGGCGGACACGGTGCTTTGTACTTGTCGGCCAGACATCCTGATTTGTTTTGTGCAGCCGGAAGTATGAGTGGAGCGGTAGATATGAGTACAATGCTGAACAGAGATTCTTCGGCTCAGGTTGTAAAATTAATGCAGCCGGTTTTTGGAGATAAAAGCGGTAATACAGAATTATACGAGCAAAATTCAGTTTTGAGAATGGCGGATAAAATTAAAGCCAACAAACTTCCTTTGATTATAGATTGTGGTGTAGACGATTTTTTAATTGAGCCAAACAGAGAATTGCACAGAAGGTTGGTTTATAACAGGGTAGATCATGATTATACCGAACGCCCCGGAGCACACACTTGGGATTATTGGGAAAATTCACTTCCGTATCACGTTTTGTTTTTCAATAAAATATTGCTTAAAAATCAGGTAACTGCAAAAAAATAA